One segment of Brassica napus cultivar Da-Ae chromosome C3, Da-Ae, whole genome shotgun sequence DNA contains the following:
- the LOC106426348 gene encoding nucleolin 1-like, which yields MKSHYDYYKSRIRIGVEGYSTSLKPIDLYRALESLFKTCGEVHNIQIRRDPVTNALQRSCIVILRGEGAGDKALQLNGSDIGGSKIVVTSLPPELSELSTGLSTDVLAARSVAHNRRKRSEGISVTGYDTSLTKDDLKNALTNHFSTCGEITDVFVLNSRALVYFYGLGSNNRAVQLSGTDLGGSTLVVKALPYPKPKGSAWTRLRYRFRSATLSTITGWAHQM from the exons ATGAAGTCGCACTATGATTACTACAAAAGCAG GATAAGGATCGGTGTTGAAGGGTACAGTACTTCCCTTAAACCTATTGATCTCTACCGGGCTTTGGAGAGTCTTTTCAAGACATGTGGAGAAGTCCACAACATCCAGATTCGCAGAGATCCAGTGACAAATGCACTCCAGAGGTCGTGCATTGTTATCCTTCGTGGAGAAGGCGCAGGAGACAAAGCCTTGCAACTCAATGGAAGTGACATTGGAGGAAGTAAGATTGTCGTTACGAGTTTGCCTCCAGAACTCAGTGAACTCAGCACTGGGTTGAGTACTGATGTACTCGCTGCTAGGAGCGTGGCACATAATCGAAGAAAGCg TAGCGAAGGCATATCCGTTACTGGATATGACACTTCACTTACTAAAGATGATTTGAAGAATGCTTTGACTAACCATTTCTCCACATGTGGCGAGATTACCGACGTTTTCGTTCTCAACAG CCGTGCCCTGGTCTACTTCTACGGACTAGGCTCCAACAACCGAGCGGTTCAGCTGTCTGGAACCGACCTAGGAGGCTCCACACTGGTGGTCAAAGCCTTGCCCTATCCAAAACCCAAAGGTAGTGCCTGGACCCGTTTGCGTTACCGTTTCAGGTCAGCCACTCTCTCAACGATCACTGGGTGGGCACATCAGATGTGA
- the LOC125584044 gene encoding nucleolin 1-like, whose product MERSESSSRVSAPYTGKRTLYGDKYVDVMKSYYDYVKSRIRIGVEGYSTSLKPIDLYRALESLFKTCGEVHNIQIRRDPVTNALQRSCIVILRGEGAGDKALQLNGSDIGGSKIVVTSLPSELSDSALG is encoded by the exons ATGGAGAGATCCGAATCTTCTTCTCGGGTTTCTGCTCCGTACACG GGGAAGAGGACTTTGTACGGTGATAAGTATGTCGACGTTATGAAGTCGTACTATGATTACGTCAAAAGCAG GATAAGGATCGGTGTTGAAGGGTACAGTACTTCCCTTAAACCTATTGATCTCTACCGGGCTTTGGAGAGTCTTTTCAAGACATGTGGAGAAGTCCACAACATCCAGATTCGCAGAGATCCAGTGACAAATGCACTCCAGAGGTCGTGTATTGTTATCCTTCGTGGAGAAGGCGCAGGAGACAAAGCCTTGCAACTCAATGGAAGTGACATTGGAGGAAGTAAGATTGTCGTTACGAGTTTGCCTTCAGAACTCAGTGACTCAGCACTGGGTTGA